The genomic region GTTGCGCCGAGCGCCTCGACAGCCATGACCAGCTCCTCGAGTCTTGCGGCCGAAGCCGCCTGCTCGCGACGGACGCGAGCATCGCTGGTCAGCAGCGCCCGCACGTCGCGTGCGAGGGCGTCGACCGCGGCGGCGTCCGCTATGCCGAGCGCAGCGGCCAGCGGCCGGACTGCCTCGGACGACAGGCTTCCGAGCGTGTCGAGCACCCGGCCGATCGCATCCGAGTCGAGACCGAAGCGATCGAGCACGAGCCCTGCCTCGCGTTCGAACATCGCGATCGCGTCGAGCAGGCTGCGAAGGTTTTTATCGAAAGATGAACGACCCGAATCGTGCTGGCTCATGCTGCCCTGTCCCCGCTTCGCCGCCGTCGCGACGGAAATCGGAAGGCGGCACTATCGGCCTTGCGACGCTTCGCCGCAAGCTTCATCTGCGGCGCGAACGCGCCGCAGCGCGATGCGCTATCGGATCGCGAAAGTCGCGGTCACGTCGGCCCCTATTTCGAGACTGCCGGGAGCGACCTCGGTCTGCACCGCAGCCGATTCCATCGCCATCGCCTGTCTTGCGAACACAGGCACCGGAGTGACGCTCATCGCACTCGAGGCCTCGATCACGTCTCCCAAGCCGACATCGAGGCTCTGTGCAATCGTTGCGGCTTCCGCGCGGGCCCTGCGACCGGCTTCGAGCAGCGCCTGGTTTCGCGCCGACTGCTCATCGGCGAGAAAAAATCCGATCGAGTCGATCTGGTTCGCTCCGGATGCAATCGCCGCGTCGATCAGCGCGCCGACGCCGGCGAGATCCGCGCTGACGATCGCGAAGCGGTTGATCGCGGTATAGCCGGCCAGCTTCGGTGCGCGGACAACCGTGCCGTCGTTCTGTCCGTAGTCGTAGACCGGCGTCAGATCGTAGCCGGCGGTCGAGACTTCTCCCGGCGGCTGCACGGCTGCGCGCAGCTTCGCGAGCACTTCCTTGCTGACGCGGGCATTGGTTTCGGAGGCCTCACGGGCGGTGCCGGCCCGTGTCGTTACCGAAACGGCGACGCGCGCGCGATCCGGCTGGGTCTTGACCGAGCCGTGCCCGCTGGCGTGGATCGTCCGCTGCTGCGGCGAGGTCTCGGCGCTGGCGGAAAGCGCGCCCGCGAAAATGATTGCGGTGATCAGCACACGCGCAGCGCGCAGCGGCGAATAGAGCGAGTTCATTCGGATTCCTCCGTTTTGCGTGCTGCCGGTCCGGGCTCGCCCCGTTCAGCGGACGCTGCGCTCGACCGGTCATCCGCAACGAGCCGAGAGGCGGCTGTCGCAGCAATCCGCCGCGAAGCGGCCATGACGTAAATCTCCGACGAGCCCTTGCGTGTCGACGGTGGCCGCCATGCGGTCACGCGTGAAAATGATTCGCGCAGCTTTCTGGTCATCGCGACTTCGACGTCCGAGAAAAGTTTGACGAGCAGACGCCCGTGCGGCGTGAGCACGCGGTGCGCGAACGCAATGGCGACTTCGACGAGCGCTTCTTCACGAGCCTGGTCGGTGGCGCGGATGCCCGTGAGCTTCGGCGAAAGATCCGACAGCACGACATCGATGGGG from Candidatus Limnocylindrales bacterium harbors:
- a CDS encoding SIMPL domain-containing protein (The SIMPL domain is named for its presence in mouse protein SIMPL (signalling molecule that associates with mouse pelle-like kinase). Bacterial member BP26, from Brucella, was shown to assemble into a channel-like structure, while YggE from E. coli has been associated with resistance to oxidative stress.), with translation MNSLYSPLRAARVLITAIIFAGALSASAETSPQQRTIHASGHGSVKTQPDRARVAVSVTTRAGTAREASETNARVSKEVLAKLRAAVQPPGEVSTAGYDLTPVYDYGQNDGTVVRAPKLAGYTAINRFAIVSADLAGVGALIDAAIASGANQIDSIGFFLADEQSARNQALLEAGRRARAEAATIAQSLDVGLGDVIEASSAMSVTPVPVFARQAMAMESAAVQTEVAPGSLEIGADVTATFAIR
- a CDS encoding RlmE family RNA methyltransferase, producing MSAYERKDATYRTAKKAGLRSRAGIKLEDLDQRFRLLAPGNRVVDLGCWPGAWLQVAAQRVGPTGTVVGVDLVRTEPLARANVTTIVGDACDPEIQASVIAAAGGPIDVVLSDLSPKLTGIRATDQAREEALVEVAIAFAHRVLTPHGRLLVKLFSDVEVAMTRKLRESFSRVTAWRPPSTRKGSSEIYVMAASRRIAATAASRLVADDRSSAASAERGEPGPAARKTEESE